In one Candidatus Planktophila vernalis genomic region, the following are encoded:
- a CDS encoding SIMPL domain-containing protein: MSQLNESPIITVERRKAITIIVSAVIIALALGVGLTQVGTGFATRAGNGITVTGSAKTSAVADNAVWTLSVSLSSPTVGAAVKKVDSDVAALSSYLTQGGIAADALTLGAVSTYANEEYVNGNSTGRILSYRASRDVTVRTKDVQLVSKLSQGIGTLLETGINVNNYGPQYYISNLPELRPELMSEAMKDAKLRAESLTKAVGGSLGSLANVKAGPIQITTPDSTMTADYGAYDTSTINKTVSATVSVTFNTN; encoded by the coding sequence ATGAGCCAACTAAATGAATCCCCAATTATTACCGTAGAGCGCCGCAAGGCAATAACAATCATTGTGTCAGCAGTAATCATTGCGCTCGCACTCGGTGTTGGATTAACTCAAGTTGGAACCGGCTTTGCAACGCGTGCTGGTAATGGAATCACTGTTACAGGATCAGCCAAGACAAGTGCTGTTGCAGATAATGCAGTCTGGACTCTCTCTGTCAGTCTTTCATCTCCAACAGTTGGTGCGGCTGTGAAGAAAGTAGATTCAGATGTTGCAGCCCTGTCTTCCTATTTAACGCAAGGCGGCATTGCAGCAGATGCCCTCACTCTTGGCGCAGTTTCTACTTATGCCAATGAGGAGTATGTCAATGGAAATTCAACAGGTCGTATTCTTTCCTACCGTGCTTCTCGCGATGTGACGGTTCGAACAAAGGATGTGCAATTAGTTTCAAAGTTGAGTCAAGGAATTGGCACTTTGCTTGAAACTGGAATTAACGTGAATAACTATGGACCTCAGTACTACATCTCAAACTTGCCCGAGCTTCGCCCAGAGTTAATGAGTGAAGCGATGAAGGATGCAAAGCTTCGCGCAGAATCACTGACTAAAGCTGTGGGTGGATCACTTGGTTCATTGGCAAACGTCAAAGCAGGCCCAATTCAAATCACAACCCCAGATTCAACAATGACTGCAGATTATGGTGCCTACGACACAAGCACTATCAATAAGACTGTTAGCGCAACTGTTTCTGTAACTTTTAATACAAACTAA
- a CDS encoding beta-ketoacyl-ACP synthase III, translating to MIIKTSPTTNSAILSVGSYRPKRLVPNSEIVDRIESSDEWIQQRTGIESRRFAGPDETVITMAKAACESALKRANLTMADIDTLILSTISYPYQAPSAATELINELGNPKAAAFDISAACAGFCYGVGMASDLVRGGTSKNVLVVGVEKLSDFTDPDDRATAFIFADGAGAVVVGQSAEAKIGPTIWGSDADSRDAILLNPAYTEFRNSPDKGVAQLGWPNISQQGQTVFRWAVYSMSKVGLKALESAGLGVNDLDVFIPHQANIRIIETMVKEMKLPDSVLVADDIRVNGNTSAASIPLAMDILLEKHPEMHGKLALLIGYGAGLVYAGQVVQLPPAP from the coding sequence ATGATTATCAAGACATCACCAACGACTAACAGTGCCATTCTCTCTGTCGGTTCCTATCGCCCTAAGCGTTTAGTTCCTAACTCTGAAATTGTTGACCGTATTGAATCAAGTGATGAATGGATTCAACAGCGCACGGGTATCGAATCACGCCGCTTTGCAGGTCCTGATGAAACTGTCATCACAATGGCCAAGGCTGCATGTGAGAGTGCACTTAAGCGAGCCAACCTCACTATGGCCGATATCGACACTTTGATTCTTTCTACTATTTCTTATCCCTACCAGGCACCTAGTGCTGCCACTGAACTCATCAATGAACTCGGTAATCCAAAAGCTGCAGCTTTTGATATCAGTGCAGCATGTGCTGGCTTTTGTTATGGCGTTGGCATGGCCAGTGATTTGGTGCGCGGTGGAACTTCGAAAAACGTCTTAGTCGTTGGCGTTGAAAAGCTCTCTGACTTTACTGACCCAGATGATCGCGCAACTGCATTTATCTTTGCCGATGGTGCAGGTGCAGTTGTCGTTGGACAAAGCGCAGAAGCAAAAATTGGTCCGACAATTTGGGGTTCAGATGCAGACTCACGCGATGCTATTTTGCTCAATCCTGCTTATACCGAATTTAGAAACTCTCCAGATAAAGGCGTTGCACAATTAGGGTGGCCAAATATTTCACAGCAAGGTCAAACTGTTTTTCGTTGGGCTGTGTACTCCATGAGCAAAGTCGGTCTCAAGGCTTTGGAGTCTGCAGGGTTAGGCGTTAATGATCTTGATGTATTCATCCCGCACCAAGCAAATATTCGCATCATTGAAACAATGGTGAAGGAAATGAAGTTGCCAGATTCAGTTTTAGTTGCTGATGACATTCGTGTGAATGGAAATACTTCTGCAGCATCAATTCCCCTTGCAATGGATATCCTGCTTGAAAAGCATCCCGAGATGCACGGCAAATTAGCGTTGCTCATTGGCTATGGGGCTGGCCTGGTTTATGCGGGGCAGGTCGTGCAGCTACCGCCTGCACCCTGA
- a CDS encoding cold-shock protein: MATGTVKWFNSEKGFGFIAVDGGGQDVFVHYSAIQGNGYKSLEEGQAVSFEVVQGPKGPQADAVNPA, from the coding sequence ATGGCAACAGGCACAGTTAAGTGGTTCAACTCTGAAAAGGGTTTCGGTTTCATTGCAGTTGATGGTGGCGGACAAGATGTATTCGTTCACTACTCAGCTATCCAAGGAAACGGTTACAAGTCCCTTGAAGAGGGTCAGGCAGTTTCATTTGAGGTCGTACAGGGTCCAAAGGGTCCTCAGGCTGATGCAGTTAATCCTGCCTAA
- a CDS encoding ACP S-malonyltransferase yields the protein MLAIIAPGQGSQTPGMFNSWVTNPVFHELLSRWSMRIDLDLIGLGTKADADEIKDTANAQPLIVAASLLGAHALGIKNFAYTSGHSVGELAAAAISGAICDEDALRLVRARGIEMAKAAALSPAGMSAVLGGDREVVLKKLEELKLVAANDNGGGQIVAAGDLAALAALSENPPEGARVRALAVAGAFHTSFMEPAVEPLRTLATTIQTAPTTISVISNKDGEVVSDGSEVLTRIVNQIANPVRWDLCMQTLKNLGVTGVIELPPAGTLVGLLKRGAPEIETFALKSADDLSAAKEFAGRHA from the coding sequence GTGTTAGCAATTATTGCTCCGGGACAGGGTTCCCAAACTCCAGGAATGTTTAATTCTTGGGTGACAAATCCCGTGTTTCATGAACTTCTATCTCGATGGTCAATGCGAATTGATTTGGATTTAATTGGACTTGGTACAAAAGCAGATGCTGATGAAATTAAAGACACTGCCAATGCCCAGCCACTCATCGTGGCTGCATCACTATTAGGCGCTCACGCACTTGGAATCAAGAATTTTGCCTACACATCAGGTCACTCAGTTGGTGAACTTGCAGCAGCGGCAATAAGCGGTGCAATCTGCGATGAAGATGCATTGCGTTTAGTGCGAGCACGTGGAATAGAGATGGCAAAGGCTGCAGCGCTCTCCCCCGCAGGAATGTCTGCGGTATTGGGCGGAGATCGCGAAGTTGTTTTAAAAAAATTAGAAGAACTTAAACTTGTAGCTGCAAACGATAATGGTGGCGGACAAATAGTTGCAGCCGGAGATTTAGCAGCACTTGCCGCACTATCTGAGAATCCTCCCGAAGGGGCTCGTGTTCGCGCGTTAGCAGTTGCTGGTGCATTTCACACAAGTTTTATGGAACCTGCCGTTGAGCCTTTGCGAACACTTGCAACAACCATTCAAACTGCCCCAACGACAATCTCAGTCATTTCTAATAAAGATGGTGAAGTGGTGAGCGATGGCAGCGAGGTGCTCACACGTATCGTTAATCAGATTGCTAATCCAGTGCGCTGGGACTTATGTATGCAAACACTTAAAAACTTAGGAGTTACGGGTGTCATTGAATTGCCACCGGCCGGAACTCTGGTTGGCTTACTCAAGCGCGGTGCTCCGGAGATCGAAACATTCGCCCTTAAGAGTGCAGATGACCTATCTGCTGCTAAGGAATTCGCAGGAAGGCACGCATGA
- a CDS encoding acyl carrier protein → MALAPADVLAGLKEIVEEVAGIPAASIELDKNFTEDLEVDSLSMVEVVVAAEERFGVKIPDEAVTDLVTVGDAVNFIVNAAK, encoded by the coding sequence ATGGCACTTGCACCAGCAGATGTACTAGCAGGACTTAAAGAGATCGTAGAAGAAGTAGCCGGTATTCCAGCTGCATCAATTGAGCTTGATAAGAACTTCACTGAGGATCTAGAAGTAGATTCACTGAGCATGGTTGAAGTTGTAGTTGCTGCAGAAGAGCGCTTTGGCGTAAAGATTCCTGATGAGGCTGTAACTGATCTCGTCACAGTTGGCGATGCAGTTAATTTCATCGTCAACGCAGCTAAGTAA
- a CDS encoding WD40/YVTN/BNR-like repeat-containing protein encodes MGNQIILGTHEGLFEYLNEKSVKRISPERFDVMGLAISAKGFYASGHPGAGSKLKDPVGLIFSSDSGQSWKSLALTGIVDFHILETNGKEFYGADSGSGQLMYSSNSGKSWAKRGLNPFTDIAPDPKIRASVLGVKDGKVFRSLNAFKSSSVIKTTFEVDSIDWIEGSLIASSGKVLYESTNAGTSWKKLITLPAPIGTITQSSSMIAVVMNGVIYSASRSNLEFIKHQKK; translated from the coding sequence TTGGGAAATCAGATAATTCTTGGCACGCACGAAGGATTATTTGAATACCTCAATGAAAAGAGTGTGAAGAGAATTAGTCCAGAACGCTTTGACGTTATGGGGCTTGCAATTTCAGCAAAGGGCTTTTACGCAAGTGGACATCCTGGGGCTGGTTCAAAGCTTAAAGATCCAGTTGGACTTATATTTTCTTCCGATAGTGGGCAAAGTTGGAAGAGTTTAGCTCTGACTGGGATTGTTGATTTTCACATTCTTGAAACGAACGGTAAGGAATTTTACGGTGCTGACTCAGGCTCTGGCCAACTAATGTATTCCAGTAATAGCGGTAAAAGTTGGGCAAAACGTGGCCTGAATCCATTTACAGACATCGCCCCTGATCCAAAAATAAGAGCCTCTGTCTTGGGAGTTAAGGATGGCAAGGTTTTCCGTTCCCTTAATGCATTCAAGAGTTCCTCAGTGATAAAAACAACATTTGAAGTTGATTCGATTGACTGGATTGAGGGAAGCTTGATTGCATCATCGGGCAAGGTTCTTTATGAATCAACTAACGCTGGTACTAGTTGGAAAAAACTCATTACGCTTCCCGCACCTATCGGCACCATTACTCAGTCATCATCGATGATAGCTGTGGTCATGAATGGTGTGATCTATTCAGCAAGTAGAAGTAATCTTGAGTTTATCAAGCATCAAAAAAAGTAA
- a CDS encoding acyl-CoA carboxylase subunit beta — MPTQQLDPRDPESRIARLLDGGKFEFLIPRTDCGMVAVTGDIKGNKVVVFASDATIKSGALGVEGSKVIVTAYKAAMGAQVPIIGIWHSGGARLSDGVASLDAFGEVFQSMISASGRIPQLSLVLGPTAGGGAYGPALTDIVVLSPEGRIFVTGPDVVKSVTGEDTDMALLGGPEAHRKNSGLAHIIATDEDEAITDIRTLTDLFANQGFMNAEVNDIDLAAFVPQSKVRTYEVHPLVEAILDTDAEHIELLSMWAPNMTTVLGRLGGATVGVLASNPAHIAGALDAAAGEKAARFVRTCDAFGIPLIVIADVQGFLPGAGQEWEGAVRRGAKLLHAFGEAVVPRVTLITRRAYGGAYVAMNSKALGATRVFAWPNAEVSVMGAVAAVRVLHRRILAGLPAEQREAMELELAAEHEKISGGVTRAVEIGAVDEIIEPAKTRSALAKVIAQAPHRRGAHGNIPL, encoded by the coding sequence GTGCCAACGCAGCAGTTAGACCCACGCGATCCAGAAAGCCGCATCGCTCGCTTACTCGATGGCGGAAAGTTTGAATTCCTTATCCCCCGCACCGATTGCGGAATGGTTGCCGTTACGGGTGATATCAAAGGAAATAAAGTTGTTGTCTTTGCATCCGATGCCACAATTAAAAGTGGAGCGCTAGGAGTAGAAGGCTCAAAAGTAATTGTTACGGCATATAAGGCTGCGATGGGTGCTCAAGTTCCCATCATTGGTATCTGGCACTCAGGTGGTGCGCGATTAAGTGATGGTGTTGCATCCCTTGATGCCTTCGGAGAAGTTTTCCAATCAATGATCTCTGCAAGTGGACGCATCCCTCAGTTATCACTTGTTCTTGGACCAACAGCCGGTGGCGGTGCATATGGACCAGCACTTACTGACATTGTTGTTTTATCTCCTGAAGGAAGAATCTTTGTAACTGGCCCTGATGTTGTTAAGAGCGTTACGGGTGAAGATACAGATATGGCCCTCTTGGGTGGACCAGAGGCGCATCGTAAAAATAGCGGCCTTGCACACATCATCGCTACAGATGAAGATGAAGCAATTACTGACATCCGCACGTTGACCGATCTTTTTGCAAATCAAGGGTTTATGAACGCAGAAGTTAATGACATTGATCTTGCAGCCTTTGTCCCGCAATCAAAAGTGCGCACATATGAAGTGCATCCCTTAGTTGAAGCGATCCTAGACACCGATGCAGAACACATTGAGCTTCTATCCATGTGGGCACCCAACATGACAACAGTTCTTGGTCGATTAGGTGGTGCAACAGTTGGTGTGTTGGCAAGCAACCCAGCACACATTGCTGGCGCACTTGATGCTGCAGCTGGTGAAAAGGCGGCGCGCTTTGTTCGCACTTGTGATGCATTTGGTATTCCACTCATTGTTATTGCAGATGTCCAAGGATTCTTACCGGGCGCCGGACAAGAGTGGGAAGGTGCGGTTCGACGCGGTGCAAAGCTATTGCATGCATTTGGCGAAGCCGTTGTCCCTCGAGTCACATTGATTACACGCCGTGCATATGGCGGTGCCTATGTTGCAATGAATTCAAAAGCTCTAGGTGCCACACGTGTATTTGCTTGGCCTAACGCTGAAGTATCAGTGATGGGCGCAGTTGCAGCGGTTCGAGTGTTGCATCGCCGTATTTTGGCCGGCTTGCCCGCAGAACAACGTGAAGCAATGGAGTTAGAGCTGGCGGCAGAGCACGAAAAGATTTCTGGTGGTGTTACACGCGCCGTTGAAATTGGCGCAGTGGATGAGATTATTGAGCCAGCAAAAACACGAAGTGCATTAGCAAAAGTTATTGCCCAGGCACCTCACCGCCGTGGTGCTCACGGCAATATCCCGCTTTAG
- the fabF gene encoding beta-ketoacyl-ACP synthase II — MSRRRVVVTGLGATTPIGGDVTTSWSALLAGTSGVRNLTEEWAQTLPVHFAARVAVEPSEQMERVELRRLDRSEQFAMIASREAWKDAGSPDVDKERLGVVIASGIGGVTTLLDQYDILREKGARLVSPHTVPMLMPNGPAANVGLELQARAGVHTPVSACASGAEAIGYALEMIRNDRADIVVSGGVEAAIHAMPMSGFAAMKALSTRNDEPQRASRPYDLNRDGFVLGEGGGILVLEEYEHAVARGAKIYCEIAGQGLTSDGYHIAAPDPDGAGVQRAVKFALRDSGLTTKDIVHLNAHATSTPAGDVAEANALRAALGADADHVAVSATKSMTGHLLGGAGAIESVFIVKTLQDRLAPPTINIDDLDPAVTVDVVRDKPRALPAGDIAALNDSFGFGGHNVVLVFKSI; from the coding sequence ATGTCTCGTCGCCGCGTTGTCGTCACCGGACTTGGTGCCACAACTCCTATTGGTGGGGATGTAACAACTTCTTGGTCAGCCCTACTTGCTGGCACTAGCGGTGTTCGAAACTTGACTGAGGAATGGGCGCAAACTCTTCCAGTGCACTTTGCAGCTCGAGTAGCAGTTGAACCATCTGAGCAGATGGAGCGTGTTGAACTTCGGCGCTTAGATAGATCAGAACAATTTGCAATGATTGCATCGCGTGAAGCGTGGAAAGATGCAGGCTCACCTGATGTAGATAAAGAGCGCCTTGGTGTTGTAATCGCTTCAGGTATTGGCGGTGTAACAACACTGCTTGATCAATATGACATTTTGCGTGAAAAGGGTGCACGTCTAGTTAGCCCACACACCGTTCCTATGTTGATGCCAAATGGTCCTGCAGCAAATGTTGGTCTTGAACTACAAGCCCGTGCTGGTGTTCACACCCCAGTAAGTGCCTGTGCATCAGGTGCTGAAGCCATTGGTTATGCACTAGAGATGATTAGAAATGATCGCGCAGACATTGTTGTCAGCGGCGGAGTTGAAGCGGCAATCCACGCAATGCCAATGTCAGGTTTTGCTGCGATGAAAGCCCTATCAACTAGAAATGATGAACCGCAGCGAGCATCTCGTCCTTATGATTTAAATCGAGATGGCTTTGTTTTGGGCGAAGGTGGCGGAATTTTAGTTCTCGAAGAGTATGAACATGCAGTGGCACGTGGTGCCAAGATTTACTGTGAAATCGCAGGACAAGGCTTAACCTCTGACGGTTATCACATCGCAGCCCCAGATCCAGATGGAGCTGGCGTGCAGAGAGCAGTGAAGTTTGCGCTTCGTGATTCAGGTTTAACGACCAAAGACATCGTTCACTTAAATGCCCACGCCACTTCCACACCAGCCGGCGATGTTGCCGAAGCAAATGCTTTGCGCGCAGCACTTGGAGCAGATGCAGATCATGTTGCAGTTTCTGCAACTAAATCTATGACCGGGCACTTGCTCGGTGGCGCAGGTGCCATTGAATCTGTCTTTATTGTTAAGACTTTGCAAGATCGCCTTGCTCCCCCAACAATTAATATCGATGATTTAGATCCAGCCGTCACTGTTGACGTTGTTCGCGATAAGCCCCGAGCACTACCAGCCGGTGACATCGCAGCTCTTAATGACTCTTTTGGTTTCGGTGGCCACAACGTCGTATTGGTATTTAAGAGCATATAA
- a CDS encoding C40 family peptidase, with product MKIKILVIQIILISLSVIVLPAPGNATSHKPTLAQIEAAKKLEAAKKKVAADALKRLEKARGNLRALTTIAKAAEAKYVAARNELARATAKSVAATKIYEEAVASVAFTHREIGKLAVHAYRSGGSLSDLEVLLDSRGPQELIDRMSTLDNLGATNKTTLSRFKSAEEIAQKAKVVAVAAQEEQRVVTIRVADAKKEAADARAEQQKEVDKLQAVQDKLQRDLASAKKVRITLEQRRQLAILEETRANEATKVTGQAKIWRTGGPTGVSSSRTSQAQRLKAVEFAKRQVLAKKPYVWGDEGPNTFDCSGLVYAAYKYAGLGWPIWDRLNSGLYYTYTKQIPLSEMEPGDLLFYSYKGTISTIHHISIYAGEGMMWEARSTKSGLRFSNIYSVDGLMPYAGRV from the coding sequence ATGAAAATAAAGATATTAGTTATTCAAATTATTTTGATTTCCCTGAGCGTGATTGTGCTCCCGGCACCAGGTAATGCAACGAGTCATAAACCGACACTTGCTCAAATTGAAGCTGCCAAGAAGTTAGAAGCTGCAAAGAAAAAAGTTGCAGCTGATGCGCTCAAGCGGTTGGAGAAGGCGCGTGGAAATTTGCGTGCTCTGACGACTATCGCAAAGGCTGCAGAAGCAAAGTATGTTGCAGCACGAAATGAATTGGCACGGGCCACAGCTAAATCCGTAGCCGCTACCAAAATCTATGAAGAAGCTGTTGCATCTGTTGCATTTACACATCGTGAGATTGGCAAGTTAGCCGTGCATGCATATAGGTCAGGGGGGAGTTTAAGTGATCTTGAAGTACTGCTGGATTCTCGCGGTCCCCAAGAACTTATCGATCGGATGTCTACGCTAGATAATCTGGGGGCAACCAATAAAACAACGCTCTCACGATTTAAGTCAGCTGAGGAGATTGCTCAAAAAGCAAAAGTAGTTGCCGTTGCCGCTCAGGAGGAACAGAGAGTAGTCACAATTCGAGTGGCTGATGCAAAGAAGGAAGCAGCTGATGCTCGGGCAGAGCAACAGAAAGAGGTAGATAAGCTTCAGGCAGTTCAAGACAAACTACAGCGCGATTTAGCTTCAGCAAAGAAAGTTCGCATTACTTTAGAGCAGCGCCGACAACTTGCAATTCTGGAAGAGACTCGAGCAAATGAGGCAACAAAGGTCACGGGCCAGGCAAAAATTTGGCGCACTGGGGGACCAACAGGAGTGAGTAGTTCACGAACATCTCAAGCTCAACGGCTCAAAGCAGTTGAATTTGCAAAAAGGCAGGTGCTTGCAAAGAAGCCTTATGTCTGGGGAGATGAAGGACCAAATACATTCGATTGCTCAGGTCTTGTTTATGCCGCATATAAATATGCCGGTTTAGGTTGGCCCATTTGGGACCGCTTGAACTCAGGTTTGTATTACACATATACAAAGCAGATTCCATTGTCGGAAATGGAACCAGGAGATCTTCTCTTTTATTCATACAAGGGCACGATTAGTACTATCCACCACATCAGCATCTATGCCGGTGAGGGCATGATGTGGGAAGCTCGTTCAACAAAGAGTGGACTTCGATTCTCAAATATTTATAGTGTTGATGGCTTGATGCCTTATGCAGGGAGGGTGTGA
- a CDS encoding DUF3145 family protein has protein sequence MQRLVTPSAQLSVRGLLTIHSAPSALRRHIDWAIQNIVGADAQVNWQPQSLMVGTFKTKCQWRGCGGSAAEIASTLRSWHYLNFEVLEENENGGELFRFTPELGLHRAVTDLSGAVLLNEFAINNVMQKAFDEDSIRQGLLQAMGTAWDVELERFRSAGMGEPARLHAI, from the coding sequence ATGCAACGTCTTGTCACGCCTTCTGCCCAATTATCGGTGCGGGGCTTACTTACTATTCACTCAGCACCCTCTGCGCTGCGCCGTCATATTGATTGGGCGATTCAAAACATCGTTGGCGCAGACGCACAAGTGAACTGGCAACCGCAAAGCTTGATGGTCGGCACATTTAAAACAAAATGCCAATGGAGAGGTTGCGGCGGATCTGCGGCAGAGATTGCCAGCACTTTGCGAAGTTGGCACTACTTAAACTTTGAAGTTCTTGAGGAAAATGAGAACGGTGGCGAACTCTTTCGCTTTACACCAGAGCTTGGACTTCACAGAGCAGTCACAGATTTAAGTGGGGCTGTGCTTCTCAATGAGTTCGCAATAAATAATGTGATGCAAAAGGCTTTCGATGAAGATTCAATACGACAAGGTCTTTTGCAGGCTATGGGAACTGCCTGGGATGTAGAGCTAGAAAGATTTCGGAGTGCTGGCATGGGCGAACCTGCGCGCTTGCATGCAATCTAA
- a CDS encoding M23 family metallopeptidase, whose amino-acid sequence MNLRRISTLLALVMLLPLSSANAAPIYVFPVAGCEVNYARAHHDYAATDILAKAGCKFVAPINGVVDEVNRTDSWSGKTNLGIDRGGLYVSIIGEDGVRYYGSHLRTIPASIQPGVVVKAGRLLGGIGSTGSARGTAPHLHFGISWPTPPQTWWVRRGEVLPWKYLDAWKAGKDLSPVKEVNARKLKVGEIPPVPKK is encoded by the coding sequence ATGAATCTGCGCCGTATTTCCACGCTCCTTGCCCTTGTGATGTTGCTTCCACTCAGTAGCGCGAATGCTGCACCAATTTACGTTTTTCCAGTGGCAGGCTGTGAAGTCAACTATGCCAGGGCTCATCATGATTATGCAGCTACAGATATTTTGGCCAAAGCTGGGTGCAAGTTTGTGGCACCCATTAATGGTGTGGTCGATGAAGTAAATCGAACAGATAGTTGGAGTGGAAAAACTAACTTAGGTATTGATCGTGGGGGACTCTACGTTTCAATCATTGGTGAAGACGGTGTTCGCTATTACGGATCTCACTTGCGAACAATCCCAGCAAGTATTCAGCCCGGAGTTGTTGTCAAAGCTGGACGGTTGTTGGGCGGCATTGGATCAACGGGTAGTGCCCGTGGAACTGCGCCACATTTACATTTTGGAATATCGTGGCCAACCCCACCTCAAACATGGTGGGTGCGTCGCGGAGAAGTATTGCCGTGGAAATATTTAGATGCGTGGAAGGCTGGAAAAGATTTATCTCCAGTAAAAGAAGTTAATGCACGTAAGTTAAAAGTTGGAGAGATTCCACCTGTACCAAAAAAATAA